Proteins found in one Solitalea lacus genomic segment:
- a CDS encoding M20/M25/M40 family metallo-hydrolase, with protein MKKVYKLSFYLFVASISSAFAQDEKIDFDVIEKIRNEGLNNSQVMDIAFYLTDVSGPRLSNSNGLKNAQNWAIAQFKQWGLLNPHKEAWGDFGRGWEIEKSYIAMTKPYYQQLLGTPRAWTNGTNKSIKGSVELVKFKSDSDFVNYAGKLKNKIVIMDIPSSIKTGFEADAKRYTDEDLVKMASYSDENPAKKDTFSPKQIQEFRARGAMMGKFREFCLTEGAALVISNGRGNNGTYFTSNGAPYAVDAKPVVPEMEITAEHYMRMIRLLKANIPVELEIDTKTRFVDEDVKGYNVIAEIPGTDPKLKNEVVMLGAHIDSWFAATGATDNAAGTAVVMETVRIIKALNLKPKRTIRIALWSSEEQGLFGSRGYVKQHFGDKATMALLPEHEKLSAYYNLDNGTGKIRGIYTQGNKDVKPIFEQWFTPFTNLGANTVTLSNTGGTDHLSFDGIGLPGFQFIQDEIDYDTRTHHTNMDTYDRLQAEDLKQASVIMASFVYNTAIRENKMPRKTISN; from the coding sequence ATGAAGAAAGTTTACAAATTATCCTTTTACTTGTTCGTTGCCAGTATATCATCGGCATTTGCTCAAGATGAAAAAATCGATTTTGATGTAATCGAAAAAATAAGAAATGAAGGCTTAAATAACTCCCAGGTAATGGATATAGCCTTTTATCTAACAGATGTTTCCGGCCCAAGGCTTTCCAATTCAAACGGTTTAAAAAATGCACAGAATTGGGCTATTGCTCAATTTAAGCAATGGGGATTGTTAAATCCGCATAAAGAAGCTTGGGGCGATTTTGGTCGAGGCTGGGAGATAGAGAAGAGCTATATTGCCATGACTAAGCCTTACTATCAACAGTTGTTGGGCACTCCTCGTGCTTGGACAAACGGTACTAATAAGTCAATTAAAGGAAGTGTTGAATTAGTTAAATTTAAATCGGATAGTGATTTTGTAAATTATGCCGGCAAGCTGAAAAACAAAATTGTCATTATGGATATTCCAAGCTCTATAAAGACTGGATTTGAAGCTGATGCTAAACGTTATACCGATGAGGATTTAGTTAAAATGGCTTCATATTCAGATGAAAATCCGGCTAAAAAAGATACTTTCTCCCCTAAGCAGATTCAGGAGTTCAGAGCTCGCGGCGCCATGATGGGTAAGTTCAGAGAGTTTTGTTTGACAGAAGGTGCTGCTTTGGTCATTAGTAATGGTCGTGGAAATAACGGTACCTATTTTACTAGCAATGGTGCACCCTACGCTGTTGATGCAAAACCTGTTGTTCCCGAAATGGAAATCACTGCCGAACACTACATGCGGATGATACGCCTGTTGAAAGCAAATATTCCGGTTGAGCTTGAAATTGATACTAAAACTAGGTTTGTAGATGAGGACGTTAAAGGATATAACGTGATTGCCGAAATACCCGGTACTGACCCTAAATTGAAAAATGAAGTGGTAATGTTAGGTGCACATATTGATTCATGGTTTGCTGCAACTGGCGCAACGGATAACGCTGCCGGTACAGCTGTTGTAATGGAAACGGTAAGGATTATTAAAGCGTTAAATCTAAAACCAAAACGTACAATACGAATTGCATTATGGTCATCAGAAGAACAAGGTTTGTTTGGCTCAAGAGGGTATGTAAAGCAACACTTTGGAGATAAAGCAACCATGGCATTATTACCTGAGCATGAAAAGCTTTCTGCTTATTATAACCTTGACAACGGAACCGGTAAAATTCGTGGTATTTATACCCAGGGTAATAAAGATGTTAAACCCATTTTTGAACAATGGTTTACACCATTTACTAACTTAGGGGCCAATACTGTTACTCTAAGTAATACCGGGGGAACTGATCATTTATCATTTGATGGTATCGGCCTTCCTGGTTTTCAGTTTATTCAAGATGAAATTGATTACGACACCAGAACCCATCATACCAATATGGATACTTATGACCGTTTACAGGCTGAAGATCTAAAACAAGCATCTGTTATTATGGCTTCATTTGTTTATAATACAGCAATAAGGGAAAACAAGATGCCAAGAAAAACGATTTCGAACTAA
- a CDS encoding TolB family protein has product MSKINVKITRFSLISCLLISTFQLKAQKVEPRVAIDVPIEANKTLYYSSNKSGTYQIYKKNSKEESRITNDDGFNYWGIKIAPDKRKFICYRAPKGLIIKDNNAKNSELWLFNIDGGKGQKLITLNDYKWRGHNSASWSVDGSKILMAAEISDKNDQNRYRWHLVLTDSMGKNPIQISTRSTQFADPSFSPNGKYITYSAQSLGTPYSLCPSKYMEIYVAQMDSSTFKLKNERKLTSNEYWDGKPSFTNDNEHIVYSVAPGCLSEVEYVDLQLVSISGKMYDLKTDKSVKQNATVAQDGLIYFQYRQGLTGNSGIARINSDGGGFTILYQGSNFSIINPEVLVD; this is encoded by the coding sequence ATGAGCAAAATCAATGTCAAAATAACGCGATTCAGTTTAATTTCTTGCCTTTTAATTTCAACATTTCAACTTAAAGCACAAAAGGTTGAGCCCAGGGTGGCAATTGATGTACCAATTGAAGCTAACAAAACTTTGTATTATAGCAGCAACAAATCCGGTACGTATCAAATTTATAAGAAGAACTCTAAGGAGGAAAGTCGAATTACCAATGACGATGGTTTCAATTATTGGGGGATTAAAATTGCGCCCGATAAGCGAAAGTTCATTTGTTATCGTGCACCTAAGGGGTTGATTATAAAAGATAACAATGCTAAAAATTCAGAGCTTTGGCTCTTTAATATTGATGGAGGCAAGGGGCAAAAGCTTATTACCTTAAATGATTATAAATGGCGAGGTCATAATTCTGCAAGTTGGTCGGTTGATGGAAGCAAAATTTTAATGGCCGCCGAAATAAGTGATAAAAATGACCAGAACAGATATCGATGGCATTTAGTGCTTACCGATTCAATGGGGAAAAATCCAATTCAGATTAGTACGCGGTCAACTCAATTTGCGGATCCTTCATTTTCTCCAAACGGGAAATATATTACCTACTCTGCACAATCTTTGGGCACACCGTATAGTCTTTGTCCTTCGAAATACATGGAGATCTATGTTGCGCAAATGGATTCATCAACTTTTAAGTTAAAGAATGAACGAAAACTTACTTCGAATGAATATTGGGATGGAAAGCCCTCATTTACAAATGATAATGAACATATCGTTTACAGTGTGGCTCCTGGATGTTTGAGTGAGGTTGAATATGTTGATTTGCAATTGGTAAGTATAAGTGGTAAGATGTATGATTTAAAGACAGATAAATCGGTTAAACAAAATGCAACAGTTGCTCAAGATGGTTTAATTTATTTTCAATATCGACAAGGCCTAACCGGAAATTCTGGTATTGCCAGGATAAATAGCGACGGTGGTGGCTTTACCATACTTTATCAGGGAAGTAATTTTAGTATCATTAATCCTGAGGTTTTGGTTGATTAA
- a CDS encoding C40 family peptidase, with protein MENVKTKLYVLITLFSFSACSTRKTITGPNIGNSTTTQLNSTNYSSVKDKYLIGYYAQELGINEKELKNVNLLRFIDDWIGVPYKIGGMTKAGIDCSGFTSLLYKTVYELSIPRTTSQIYSIMDQKPYTALREGDLVFMNYDGKKNSHVGIYLKNGRFVHASTSKGVMISDFNQSWYQKAYSVGGELKK; from the coding sequence ATGGAAAACGTAAAAACTAAACTATACGTATTAATCACGCTTTTTTCTTTTAGTGCATGTTCCACCCGCAAAACAATTACAGGTCCCAACATTGGTAATAGCACAACTACCCAGCTTAACTCTACGAACTATTCGTCAGTAAAAGACAAATACCTAATCGGATATTACGCTCAGGAATTAGGCATAAACGAAAAAGAACTCAAAAATGTCAATTTATTACGTTTTATAGATGACTGGATAGGGGTTCCATATAAAATCGGAGGCATGACCAAAGCAGGAATTGATTGCTCGGGCTTTACAAGTTTGCTCTATAAAACCGTTTACGAATTAAGTATTCCTCGCACCACCAGTCAAATTTATTCAATTATGGATCAAAAGCCATATACTGCATTACGTGAAGGAGATTTGGTGTTTATGAATTATGACGGGAAAAAAAATTCGCATGTAGGTATTTACTTAAAAAACGGACGTTTTGTACATGCATCAACCAGTAAGGGAGTAATGATCAGCGATTTTAACCAATCCTGGTATCAAAAAGCCTATAGTGTAGGAGGGGAGCTGAAGAAGTAA
- a CDS encoding YdeI/OmpD-associated family protein has product MTSLIIDQTVQLQKFPGKAGWTYAPLDLKGKESKKLNYLKVKGSIDTYELAETHLMPIGNGKLFIPVKAEIRKKIRKEAGDWVQLILYRFNPENETATIDSFLACLEDEPEAFAKFQQFTLEEQKQYTQWIFSSDNEDIQVQRIALAVNNIAQGFKMNKNQIKK; this is encoded by the coding sequence ATGACATCACTTATTATTGATCAAACTGTGCAATTGCAAAAATTTCCAGGTAAAGCCGGATGGACCTATGCACCACTTGATTTAAAGGGTAAGGAATCAAAAAAGCTAAACTACTTAAAAGTTAAGGGCTCCATTGATACTTATGAACTAGCTGAAACCCATTTAATGCCAATTGGCAACGGTAAACTATTTATTCCTGTTAAAGCAGAAATACGAAAAAAGATAAGAAAAGAAGCTGGTGATTGGGTTCAATTAATTTTATATAGATTCAATCCAGAAAATGAAACCGCTACTATTGACTCTTTCTTAGCTTGCCTGGAAGACGAACCTGAGGCATTTGCCAAGTTCCAGCAATTTACTCTAGAAGAACAGAAACAATACACCCAATGGATATTTTCTTCCGACAATGAAGATATTCAGGTACAAAGAATTGCATTAGCCGTAAACAATATTGCACAAGGCTTTAAAATGAATAAAAATCAGATTAAGAAATAA
- a CDS encoding dihydrolipoamide acetyltransferase family protein produces the protein MARYELIMPKMGESVAEATIIKWVKNIGEKIEADENVLEIATDKVDSEVPSPVSGTLVEYLFNENDIVQVGAAIAIIETDVAETTNSVTQVEPPVQIEQTKGDDLPDLNLVNATLGRTEETAAPIKSNGIRFYSPLVRTIAESEGVSAAELDAIQGTGSEGRVTKQDILAYVQQRASGAVKVTPVGQPSAPVQKTEPAKETPASPKAAPVASTIEIKAPAVSVGGTDEIIEMDRMRKLIAEHMVMSKHVSPHVTSFVEADVTNIVQWRDKAKKTFEKREGEKITFTPIFIEAVAKAIKDLPMINVSVDGTKIIVRKNINIGMAAALPSGNLIVPVIKNADQMNLVGLTKSVNDLANRARNNKLQPDEIQGGTFTLTNVGSFGNVMGTPIINQPQVAILAVGAIKKKPAVIETEFGDVIAIRHMMFLSLSYDHRVVDGSLGGMFVRKVADYLEAFDPNRDI, from the coding sequence ATGGCACGTTACGAGTTGATTATGCCCAAAATGGGTGAAAGTGTAGCTGAAGCTACCATTATCAAATGGGTGAAAAACATCGGTGAAAAAATTGAGGCAGATGAAAACGTTCTTGAAATCGCCACCGATAAGGTTGATTCAGAAGTGCCATCTCCTGTTTCAGGAACTTTAGTGGAGTATTTATTTAATGAGAATGATATTGTTCAAGTAGGTGCAGCTATAGCTATTATTGAAACAGATGTTGCCGAAACTACTAACTCTGTAACTCAAGTTGAACCTCCTGTTCAAATTGAACAAACTAAAGGTGATGACTTGCCAGACTTAAACCTTGTAAATGCCACTTTAGGACGTACTGAAGAAACGGCAGCTCCTATAAAATCTAACGGAATTCGTTTCTATTCTCCATTAGTACGTACCATTGCAGAAAGCGAGGGTGTTTCAGCAGCCGAACTAGATGCTATTCAAGGTACCGGATCAGAAGGAAGGGTTACAAAACAAGATATTTTAGCTTATGTTCAGCAAAGAGCATCAGGAGCAGTTAAAGTAACTCCAGTAGGTCAGCCTTCAGCTCCTGTTCAAAAAACTGAACCTGCTAAGGAAACTCCGGCTTCACCTAAAGCAGCTCCTGTTGCCTCAACAATTGAAATTAAGGCCCCTGCAGTTTCTGTTGGTGGAACTGATGAAATCATCGAGATGGATCGCATGCGAAAACTTATTGCCGAGCATATGGTAATGAGTAAACATGTGTCTCCGCATGTTACTTCATTTGTTGAAGCTGATGTAACCAATATTGTTCAGTGGAGAGATAAAGCGAAGAAAACCTTTGAGAAACGGGAAGGTGAAAAAATCACTTTTACACCAATTTTCATCGAAGCTGTTGCCAAAGCAATTAAAGACCTCCCAATGATTAATGTTTCAGTTGATGGAACAAAAATCATCGTTCGTAAAAACATTAACATTGGTATGGCTGCTGCCTTACCAAGTGGCAACTTAATTGTTCCTGTAATTAAGAATGCAGACCAAATGAACTTGGTTGGTTTAACAAAATCAGTTAATGATTTAGCAAACCGCGCTCGTAATAATAAATTGCAGCCTGATGAAATTCAAGGCGGGACCTTCACACTCACCAATGTAGGTTCTTTTGGTAATGTAATGGGTACACCTATTATCAACCAACCACAGGTAGCAATTTTGGCAGTTGGGGCAATTAAAAAGAAACCCGCTGTAATTGAAACTGAATTTGGTGATGTAATTGCCATTCGCCATATGATGTTCCTATCATTATCTTATGACCACCGTGTGGTAGATGGCTCACTTGGAGGAATGTTTGTTCGAAAAGTAGCTGATTATCTTGAGGCATTCGACCCGAATAGAGATATTTAA
- the can gene encoding carbonate dehydratase — MNEIEKLFENNKKFVDHWLSIDENYFINLAKQQDPKFLWIGCADSRVPANEITGLAPGEVFVHRNIANMVVHTDINCLSVIQYAVKVLKVEHILVVGHYGCGGVKAAMGNSNFGLIDNWLRNIKDVYRMHEDQLNVITDEEERFRLLCEINIKEQVLNVCNTSIVQKAWESGQKLSVHGWVFDVADGILHDLDVTVSDISQISTLYQYKIK, encoded by the coding sequence ATGAACGAAATAGAAAAACTATTTGAGAATAATAAAAAGTTTGTTGACCACTGGTTAAGTATTGATGAAAACTACTTTATAAATCTGGCTAAACAACAAGATCCTAAGTTTTTATGGATTGGCTGTGCAGACAGTAGGGTACCTGCAAATGAAATTACGGGATTGGCTCCAGGAGAGGTATTTGTGCACCGTAATATTGCCAATATGGTTGTTCATACCGATATAAACTGCCTTTCTGTAATTCAATATGCGGTAAAAGTGCTTAAGGTAGAACATATTTTGGTAGTTGGTCATTACGGATGTGGTGGTGTTAAAGCTGCTATGGGCAATTCAAATTTTGGGTTGATTGATAACTGGTTAAGAAATATTAAAGATGTATATCGTATGCATGAAGACCAGTTGAATGTTATTACAGATGAAGAAGAACGTTTTAGATTGTTATGTGAAATCAACATTAAAGAGCAGGTACTAAACGTATGTAATACCAGCATTGTTCAAAAAGCCTGGGAAAGCGGACAAAAATTATCGGTTCATGGTTGGGTATTCGATGTTGCCGATGGTATTTTGCATGATTTGGATGTTACAGTTTCCGATATCAGCCAGATTAGCACCCTTTATCAGTATAAAATTAAATAG
- a CDS encoding trans-sulfuration enzyme family protein, with product MKLETLAIHAGNEPDSATGAITPPIHLSTTFLRDEDLGYSKGFMYTRHNNPNRKQLESCLAALEGGEAALAFGSGSAAAFAVFQALQPGDHIIAPDDMYHGLRNQLKQIFIDLKMWITFIDFNEVENHIRPNTRLIWMETPSNPLMKITDIERVVHLAKQNNIITAVDNTFATPCIQRPLEMGVDVVMHATTKYINGHSDVLGGAVISKNNNEFFQRIRHIQILGGGVPSPFDCYLTLRGIRTLPYRMRGHSENALALAKFLEQHSRVEQVFYPGLLSHPDHQLAAKQMKNGFGGMLSFCVKGGMEKAVKVCNNTRLFLQATSLGGVESLIEHRASQEGSETKTPQNLLRVSVGLEHIDDLIADIDRALTI from the coding sequence ATGAAACTTGAAACATTGGCCATACATGCCGGCAACGAACCTGATAGTGCAACCGGTGCCATTACCCCTCCTATTCACTTATCGACTACTTTTCTGAGAGACGAAGATTTAGGCTATTCAAAAGGTTTTATGTATACCAGGCATAATAATCCAAATAGAAAGCAATTGGAATCTTGTTTGGCCGCATTAGAAGGTGGTGAAGCAGCCTTAGCCTTTGGTTCTGGTTCGGCTGCGGCATTTGCAGTTTTTCAGGCATTGCAACCCGGAGATCACATCATTGCTCCAGATGATATGTATCATGGTTTACGCAATCAATTGAAACAAATTTTTATTGACCTTAAAATGTGGATCACTTTTATAGATTTTAATGAAGTGGAAAATCATATACGTCCTAACACAAGGTTAATTTGGATGGAAACTCCATCTAATCCGCTAATGAAAATTACAGATATAGAACGGGTTGTACACTTGGCTAAGCAGAATAATATAATAACCGCAGTTGATAATACCTTTGCAACTCCATGTATTCAACGCCCTTTAGAAATGGGGGTTGACGTGGTCATGCATGCTACAACCAAGTATATCAACGGTCATAGTGATGTATTAGGTGGAGCAGTTATTTCCAAGAATAATAATGAGTTTTTTCAGCGAATTCGTCATATTCAAATACTTGGAGGTGGGGTACCTTCTCCATTTGATTGTTATTTAACACTAAGGGGTATCAGAACATTACCATATCGTATGAGGGGGCATTCAGAGAATGCGCTTGCATTGGCGAAATTTCTTGAGCAACACTCCAGGGTTGAACAAGTTTTTTATCCCGGATTACTATCACATCCTGATCATCAATTGGCTGCCAAGCAAATGAAAAATGGTTTTGGTGGAATGCTTTCTTTTTGTGTGAAAGGTGGTATGGAAAAAGCTGTTAAAGTATGTAATAATACCCGTTTGTTCTTACAGGCAACAAGCCTGGGTGGGGTTGAAAGCCTTATTGAACATCGCGCCTCACAAGAAGGATCAGAAACTAAAACACCTCAAAATTTACTAAGAGTTTCAGTCGGTTTGGAGCATATTGACGATTTAATTGCTGATATAGATAGAGCCTTAACGATCTAA
- a CDS encoding CHAD domain-containing protein, giving the protein MGTEKIISATISSQLYQAIDETQKECSNDHLHTLRLNLKKIKALCILFANNNNEHQNSKALFLPFKRLFRHSGRLRDNFQLEKRLIHYFTEDEKLINCLQDKLHNRKEKLTVSYLNKAENFEHEKAASTLDYLSFHLDVKSPLERLGNYKTFTRLRLASVEEQVLQGPNKGQLHHIRAQLKHILMLYKILNVVSNRSNLITQIDNLQEELGNLHDFELLYHYVNEHIEEESKHRNISPILLTRIHSLNDFIEKLRINCLKKLTLLMNNSHF; this is encoded by the coding sequence GTGGGAACAGAAAAAATCATATCAGCTACTATTTCATCGCAACTTTATCAAGCTATTGATGAAACTCAAAAGGAATGTTCTAACGACCATCTGCATACACTTCGGCTAAATCTGAAAAAAATAAAGGCACTATGTATTTTGTTTGCAAACAATAATAATGAACACCAAAATTCAAAAGCTTTATTTCTACCCTTTAAACGCCTCTTTAGGCATTCCGGAAGATTAAGAGACAACTTTCAACTTGAAAAACGCCTGATTCATTATTTTACTGAAGATGAAAAACTCATCAATTGCTTACAGGACAAACTTCATAATCGAAAAGAAAAACTAACGGTAAGCTATTTGAATAAGGCCGAAAATTTTGAGCATGAAAAGGCAGCTAGTACCCTGGATTATTTATCCTTTCATTTAGACGTAAAGAGCCCTCTGGAACGACTAGGCAATTATAAAACTTTTACGCGTCTAAGATTGGCATCTGTAGAAGAACAAGTTCTACAAGGACCGAATAAGGGACAGCTTCATCATATTCGGGCACAACTGAAACATATATTAATGCTATATAAGATTTTAAATGTAGTTTCAAACAGGTCTAACCTAATCACGCAAATAGATAATCTGCAAGAAGAATTAGGGAACCTTCACGACTTTGAATTATTATATCATTATGTAAATGAACATATTGAAGAAGAAAGTAAGCATCGGAATATTTCACCAATACTACTCACTCGAATACATTCCTTGAATGACTTCATAGAAAAATTACGAATCAATTGTCTTAAAAAACTCACTTTGTTAATGAATAATTCGCATTTTTGA
- the mqnE gene encoding aminofutalosine synthase MqnE, with product MSAETQLDILLADPHLAPDLKNIAQKVKESARITFDEGVLLYEKGDLGYLGTLANHIREKKHGNYTYFNRNFHIEPTNLCVYDCKFCSYSRLIKQRAEGWELTMDDMLNIVKKYDGKPVTEVHIVGGVLPQYDLKFYMELFKAIKAHRSELHVKALTPVEYHYIFKKAKLSYAEGMKLMKEAGLESMPGGGAEIFHHEIRDQIAADKCTGEQWLQIHEEWHKLGMRSNATMLYGHIESYWHRIHHMDELRKLQDRTGGFQTFIPLKFRNKDNQMSDVPETSVVDDLKNYAISRIYLDNFDHIKSYWAMIGRVTTQLSLAFGVNDIDGTIDDTTKIYSMAGSEEQHPAMSTKELVDLIKHVNRHPIERDTLYNIITDYNEYDFSAEEKEVEFISLPVLNEVRN from the coding sequence ATGAGCGCTGAAACACAACTCGACATACTATTAGCAGATCCGCACCTTGCCCCAGATCTAAAAAACATTGCCCAAAAGGTAAAAGAAAGTGCGCGCATTACATTTGATGAAGGTGTATTGCTTTATGAAAAAGGTGATTTAGGTTATTTAGGAACGCTTGCAAATCATATAAGGGAGAAGAAACACGGCAACTACACGTATTTCAACCGCAATTTTCATATTGAACCTACTAATCTTTGTGTATACGACTGTAAGTTTTGTTCTTATTCGCGCTTAATTAAGCAAAGGGCAGAAGGTTGGGAGTTAACCATGGATGACATGTTGAACATTGTGAAAAAATATGATGGAAAACCTGTTACCGAAGTTCATATTGTAGGCGGAGTATTACCTCAATATGATTTGAAATTCTATATGGAATTATTTAAAGCCATAAAAGCCCACCGTTCCGAATTACATGTGAAGGCCCTGACACCTGTTGAATATCACTATATCTTTAAAAAGGCCAAATTAAGTTATGCAGAGGGCATGAAATTGATGAAGGAAGCAGGTCTGGAATCCATGCCTGGTGGAGGTGCTGAAATATTTCATCATGAAATTCGTGATCAAATTGCTGCAGATAAATGTACAGGAGAGCAGTGGCTGCAAATACATGAAGAATGGCACAAATTAGGTATGCGTTCTAATGCAACTATGTTATACGGGCATATCGAAAGCTATTGGCATCGAATTCACCACATGGATGAATTGCGAAAGCTTCAAGATAGAACCGGCGGTTTTCAAACGTTCATTCCATTAAAATTCAGAAACAAGGACAATCAAATGTCGGATGTTCCTGAAACATCAGTCGTTGATGACTTGAAAAACTATGCAATTAGCCGTATTTATTTAGATAATTTTGATCATATCAAATCTTACTGGGCAATGATTGGCCGTGTAACCACACAACTTTCATTGGCATTTGGGGTAAATGATATTGATGGAACCATTGATGATACTACAAAAATCTATTCAATGGCCGGTTCGGAAGAACAACACCCGGCAATGAGCACCAAAGAGTTGGTTGATTTGATTAAACATGTCAACCGTCATCCGATAGAGCGTGATACATTGTATAACATCATAACAGATTATAATGAGTACGATTTCTCGGCTGAAGAGAAGGAGGTTGAATTTATTTCACTTCCGGTATTGAATGAAGTGCGCAACTAA
- a CDS encoding histidine phosphatase family protein, whose translation MQELLTNHPAFSGDNEEFQLQDYKKVLYIVRHGETDYNRSGVVQGRGVNTDLNDLGHEQAQKFFKNYKHIAFDKVYTSTLKRTHQTMRPFISTGLAWEQHPGFDELDWGENEGKPYKSEVIDGFTTVTNAWLEGKYDKRFIGGESPLDVSERQMQAMEYVMGKEDERNILICMHGRAMRILLCGLLNIEFRNMDRFIHQNTSLYTLGYTGQQFNLLTFNSLAHLEQIEK comes from the coding sequence ATGCAGGAATTACTTACAAACCATCCGGCATTTTCCGGTGATAATGAAGAATTTCAGCTTCAAGATTATAAGAAGGTACTTTACATTGTACGTCACGGTGAAACCGACTATAACCGTAGTGGAGTAGTACAGGGCCGTGGTGTAAATACTGATTTGAATGATCTGGGCCATGAACAGGCTCAGAAATTCTTCAAAAACTATAAACACATTGCATTTGATAAGGTTTATACTTCAACATTAAAACGTACCCACCAAACCATGCGCCCTTTTATTTCTACAGGACTTGCATGGGAACAGCATCCCGGGTTTGATGAATTGGATTGGGGCGAAAATGAAGGAAAACCATATAAGTCAGAAGTAATTGATGGCTTTACGACTGTTACCAACGCATGGCTTGAAGGTAAATACGATAAACGTTTTATAGGAGGTGAAAGCCCCTTGGATGTAAGTGAACGTCAGATGCAGGCAATGGAATACGTAATGGGGAAAGAAGATGAAAGGAATATTTTAATTTGCATGCATGGCCGAGCAATGCGTATTCTCCTTTGTGGTTTATTGAATATTGAGTTCCGCAATATGGATAGATTTATTCATCAAAACACCTCATTGTATACACTTGGATACACCGGACAGCAATTTAATTTATTAACTTTTAATTCCCTTGCCCATTTGGAGCAAATAGAAAAGTGA
- a CDS encoding menaquinone biosynthetic enzyme MqnA/MqnD family protein, which translates to MEKQIEKLRVSAVSYTNTKPFLYGLEHSNILDKIELSLDIPADCAQKLIDDRADVGLIPVAALLRLPYYEIIGDYCIGANGAVNSVFIFSDLPVNEIKTIRLDAQSRTSNNLARILLKKYWKLDPIILHEGTADAQVLIGDRTFGRKHEFNYVYDLAEEWKNFTSLPFAFAVWAANKPISPELKQELNRALGYGITHREELLKTMDKRSDFDLDDYLLHKIDYVFDDKKHQALNLYLEYLKEINQSLAALPSV; encoded by the coding sequence ATGGAGAAACAAATAGAAAAATTAAGAGTTTCGGCAGTATCATATACCAATACCAAACCTTTTTTATACGGATTAGAACACTCAAACATACTAGACAAGATTGAGCTTTCACTAGATATTCCGGCAGATTGTGCGCAAAAGTTAATTGATGATAGGGCGGACGTGGGCTTAATACCGGTTGCGGCATTACTTCGCTTACCGTATTACGAAATTATCGGCGATTATTGCATCGGAGCAAATGGAGCCGTTAACTCGGTATTTATCTTCAGTGATTTACCTGTTAATGAAATAAAAACGATTCGTTTAGATGCACAGTCAAGAACATCAAACAACCTTGCTCGTATTCTTCTAAAAAAATATTGGAAATTGGATCCGATTATTCTGCATGAAGGAACAGCTGACGCTCAGGTGCTCATTGGCGATCGTACTTTTGGCCGCAAACATGAGTTTAATTACGTATATGACCTTGCCGAAGAATGGAAAAACTTTACCAGTTTACCATTTGCTTTTGCAGTTTGGGCCGCCAATAAACCTATAAGTCCAGAACTTAAACAAGAGTTAAACAGGGCCCTAGGTTATGGAATTACCCATAGAGAAGAACTGCTAAAAACAATGGACAAACGCAGCGACTTTGATTTAGACGATTATCTGCTGCATAAAATTGACTACGTGTTTGATGATAAAAAGCATCAGGCATTAAATTTATACCTTGAGTATTTGAAAGAAATTAACCAAAGTTTAGCTGCCCTTCCTTCAGTTTAA